From Halobacillus sp. Marseille-Q1614, the proteins below share one genomic window:
- a CDS encoding tryptophan-rich sensory protein, with amino-acid sequence MGKFILNVIAFLLVVTVNGLANALPLNGQTTGEISNRLNVLFTPAGYVFSIWGLIYILLGLWIIRQFPASRRDLPVYQTTSSLFVVSCILNSLWIFMWHYEFFGLSVVVMLLLLMTLIRLYVKLKAANASFFDLLPFSVYLGWISVAAIANISYYLNYIEWNGFGISASIWTFLLLIIATGLALYFMKSENDWVYPLVFVWAFIGIGVKNQNGDVPLVVYSSLILAALLLFITIIYAFKQSK; translated from the coding sequence ATGGGCAAATTTATTTTGAATGTCATCGCTTTTCTTCTCGTCGTCACCGTGAATGGTCTTGCGAATGCACTGCCGTTAAATGGGCAGACCACCGGTGAAATTTCGAATAGGTTGAATGTGCTTTTCACGCCTGCAGGGTATGTGTTCAGTATTTGGGGATTGATTTATATCCTGCTTGGACTATGGATCATCCGTCAGTTCCCGGCCAGCCGGCGAGATCTGCCGGTTTATCAAACGACGAGTTCTTTATTTGTCGTAAGCTGTATTCTGAACAGCCTTTGGATTTTTATGTGGCATTATGAATTCTTCGGACTTTCAGTTGTTGTTATGCTTCTTTTACTAATGACTCTGATTCGCTTGTATGTAAAATTAAAAGCAGCGAATGCGTCATTCTTTGATCTGCTGCCATTTTCTGTGTATCTAGGATGGATTAGCGTTGCTGCCATTGCCAACATCAGCTATTATCTGAATTATATCGAGTGGAACGGCTTCGGAATCTCTGCTTCGATCTGGACGTTCCTGCTCTTGATTATCGCTACAGGACTGGCTCTTTATTTTATGAAAAGTGAAAATGATTGGGTGTACCCTCTCGTATTCGTCTGGGCATTTATTGGAATTGGGGTTAAGAATCAGAATGGGGATGTCCCGCTGGTGGTTTACTCTTCACTTATACTCGCAGCGCTCCTTCTGTTTATTACTATTATCTACGCGTTTAAGCAGAGTAAATAG
- a CDS encoding aldo/keto reductase — MSSQIPEITLNDGMKVPMLGFGTYTLNGNQGAQRIHHAIDAGYRLIDSAYNYENEGTVGEAVRRSSVPREQLLITSKLPGRYHSYDKAVTTIQESLYRAQLDYYDFYLIHLPNPKQDMYVEAWQALIDAKKWGLIRSIGVCNFLPEHIERLQKETDVLPSINQVELHPYFNQEEQRMFHEEHHIATQSWSPLARAKDILEEDVLQEIASEHNKSISQVVLRWHYQLGTIAIPRSSSPERQRENMAIFDFSLSETEMTKISALTLSDGRLKDQDPAVYEEF, encoded by the coding sequence ATTAGCAGCCAAATTCCTGAGATTACACTAAATGATGGTATGAAAGTGCCAATGCTCGGCTTCGGTACATACACCCTGAACGGAAATCAAGGAGCTCAGAGAATACATCACGCCATTGATGCCGGTTACCGGCTGATCGACAGTGCCTACAATTACGAAAACGAAGGAACCGTAGGGGAAGCTGTTCGACGCAGTTCCGTTCCAAGGGAGCAATTGTTAATTACCTCCAAGCTGCCTGGCCGCTATCATTCATACGACAAAGCGGTCACTACTATTCAAGAATCGCTGTATCGTGCACAGCTTGATTATTATGACTTTTACTTGATTCACTTGCCAAACCCAAAGCAAGACATGTATGTGGAGGCTTGGCAGGCATTGATTGATGCTAAAAAATGGGGGCTTATTCGTTCTATTGGTGTGTGTAACTTCTTGCCTGAACATATCGAACGTTTGCAGAAAGAAACAGATGTCCTTCCAAGTATCAACCAAGTGGAGCTGCATCCGTATTTCAATCAAGAAGAGCAAAGAATGTTTCACGAAGAGCATCATATTGCTACCCAGTCATGGAGCCCGCTGGCTCGCGCCAAGGATATTCTAGAGGAAGACGTTCTCCAGGAAATAGCAAGCGAGCACAATAAATCTATCTCTCAAGTGGTTTTACGCTGGCATTATCAGCTGGGAACAATCGCCATCCCCAGGTCTTCCTCTCCTGAAAGACAGCGTGAAAATATGGCGATTTTCGACTTTTCATTGAGTGAAACAGAAATGACCAAGATTTCAGCGTTAACGCTTTCTGACGGTCGTCTTAAGGATCAAGACCCTGCTGTTTATGAAGAATTTTAA
- a CDS encoding urease accessory protein UreH, which produces MIEILAIGFLLGIKHALEPDHVIAVSTIVGKHKKFWRSSFLGFFWGIGHTLTLLGIFLIMTLTKSSIPDTWAMSFEMGVGFMLIYLGFSPLWNSGNVHIKSGKVKGESSKKLFVKSMAIGQIHGLAGSAAMILLALSMVDSAQEAFIYISIFGMGTILGMLAFTLLLSIPYQIGSRSLKINRTLIGATSILSIGYGLYYIYTIGFGDGLFL; this is translated from the coding sequence ATGATAGAAATACTGGCCATTGGCTTTTTACTTGGAATCAAGCATGCATTGGAACCCGATCATGTGATAGCGGTATCAACTATTGTTGGCAAGCATAAAAAGTTTTGGCGTTCAAGCTTTTTAGGATTCTTCTGGGGAATTGGCCACACGTTAACACTATTAGGGATCTTCCTTATAATGACCCTTACTAAGTCCAGCATCCCGGATACATGGGCGATGTCTTTTGAGATGGGTGTTGGATTTATGCTAATCTACCTTGGATTTTCGCCTCTTTGGAATTCTGGTAACGTTCATATTAAATCAGGAAAAGTCAAAGGTGAATCAAGCAAGAAGCTGTTTGTAAAATCAATGGCAATCGGACAGATTCATGGATTGGCAGGCAGTGCAGCTATGATACTACTCGCACTGTCCATGGTTGATTCAGCTCAAGAAGCCTTTATTTATATTAGTATATTTGGAATGGGTACAATTCTTGGGATGCTTGCATTTACACTGCTTCTCAGCATTCCTTACCAAATTGGGAGCCGCAGCCTGAAAATCAACCGTACACTCATAGGTGCGACTTCTATACTCAGTATAGGGTATGGATTATACTATATTTATACGATTGGTTTTGGTGATGGATTATTTCTTTAA
- the larE gene encoding ATP-dependent sacrificial sulfur transferase LarE — translation MDTNRALEKEKKLKEILLQMERVIIAFSGGVDSTYLLKVALDTLGEENVLAVTADSESFPPSELKETKRLAAALEAPHQIIEMSELAIPGYAENDANRCYFCKKGLFERLSPLLQEKEFKNLTFGLIKDDLGDHRPGVQAAVDNNVRGPLAEADMSKDDIRIRAKELGIDNWDKPSLACLSSRIAYGERITIEKLKKVDEAEQFIKGLEIRQVRVRVHNEIARIEVEPSDMMRLLEHHEEIDTFLKSLHFKYVTLDMKGYKSGSMNNMLERGALLS, via the coding sequence ATGGACACAAATCGAGCTCTAGAAAAGGAAAAGAAGCTGAAAGAAATTCTTCTGCAGATGGAGCGTGTGATCATTGCATTCTCAGGCGGGGTTGATAGCACCTATTTGCTTAAAGTTGCACTAGATACGCTAGGTGAAGAAAATGTATTAGCAGTTACGGCTGATTCAGAATCTTTTCCTCCTTCGGAATTAAAAGAAACAAAAAGGCTGGCGGCAGCATTAGAAGCTCCTCACCAAATCATTGAAATGTCTGAGTTAGCTATACCGGGCTATGCAGAAAATGATGCAAACCGCTGCTACTTCTGTAAAAAAGGACTATTTGAGCGTTTGTCCCCGCTGCTTCAGGAAAAGGAATTTAAGAATTTGACGTTTGGATTAATCAAAGATGATTTGGGCGATCACCGACCAGGAGTTCAGGCGGCGGTCGATAATAATGTCAGAGGGCCTTTAGCTGAAGCGGACATGTCAAAGGATGATATTCGCATACGTGCTAAAGAGCTGGGCATCGATAATTGGGACAAACCTTCCCTTGCCTGCTTGTCTTCAAGAATTGCCTATGGTGAAAGAATTACGATTGAGAAGCTGAAAAAGGTTGATGAAGCGGAACAGTTTATAAAAGGCCTGGAGATCAGACAGGTCAGGGTACGTGTACATAATGAGATTGCCAGGATCGAAGTAGAGCCCTCAGATATGATGCGCTTGCTGGAGCACCATGAGGAAATCGACACCTTTCTGAAAAGCCTTCATTTTAAATATGTCACGCTGGATATGAAAGGATATAAAAGTGGGAGCATGAATAATATGCTGGAAAGAGGAGCGCTATTATCATGA
- a CDS encoding LarC family nickel insertion protein yields the protein MRTLFIDCGISGIAGDMTLAAFTEIGADLSVISDKLHSVVNEDFSLSVEKVVKKGLSSSHLIIDTEEEKHSHRHYTDIKQAIEQSDLEEEEKLTALSMFETIAIAEAKIHNSTLEKVHFHEVGGVDSMIDIIGAAIAYHQLDIDKVVSTPVAAGNGYIHMAHGLYPVPAPATLEILKDIPLHHTEVQGELTTPTGAAIIRTLTTEYGTIPGMKVNKIGYGAGTKDFENHPNVVRFVLGES from the coding sequence ATGAGAACCTTATTTATCGACTGCGGTATATCGGGAATAGCCGGAGATATGACCTTGGCAGCTTTTACAGAAATAGGGGCTGATTTATCCGTCATATCGGATAAACTTCATTCAGTCGTAAACGAAGATTTTTCCCTATCTGTAGAAAAAGTAGTCAAAAAAGGTCTTTCTAGTTCACACTTAATTATTGATACAGAAGAAGAAAAACATTCGCACCGTCATTATACGGATATTAAACAAGCCATCGAGCAATCTGATCTTGAAGAGGAAGAAAAACTAACAGCCCTGTCTATGTTCGAAACGATCGCAATCGCAGAAGCAAAAATCCATAACTCTACACTGGAGAAAGTCCATTTCCATGAAGTAGGGGGAGTTGATTCTATGATTGACATTATAGGCGCAGCTATCGCTTATCATCAATTGGACATTGACAAGGTTGTCAGCACTCCTGTTGCTGCCGGAAATGGGTATATTCATATGGCGCATGGATTGTATCCTGTACCAGCTCCTGCTACTCTTGAAATTCTGAAAGATATCCCTTTGCATCATACAGAGGTGCAAGGAGAACTGACCACTCCAACTGGGGCAGCCATTATTCGTACATTAACGACTGAATATGGAACTATTCCGGGGATGAAGGTTAACAAAATTGGATACGGTGCGGGTACGAAAGACTTTGAAAATCACCCGAATGTTGTAAGGTTTGTTTTAGGAGAATCATAA
- the larB gene encoding nickel pincer cofactor biosynthesis protein LarB: MDSYTKHILTQFQEGVLSIEEAEERLKGFTDYGFAKVDDAREFRQGFPEVIFGANKTPEQIAGIFNHLASQNQTVLATRVTDLAAKEVCDLLPEVSYDPAGRTLLYKPDTYVMKNETKKIGVICAGTSDIPVAREAEVTIEAMGHVCQSFYDIGVAGIHRLFAQLEEIKSCQVLIVVAGMEGALPSVVGGLVSVPLIAVPTSVGYGTHLNGITSLLSMLNTCASGVTVVNIDNGFGAGYAASLMLRV; this comes from the coding sequence ATGGACTCATATACTAAACACATTCTAACACAATTTCAAGAAGGGGTTCTATCAATTGAGGAAGCGGAAGAAAGGCTGAAAGGCTTCACCGATTATGGTTTTGCTAAAGTCGATGACGCCCGTGAATTCAGGCAAGGTTTTCCTGAAGTTATTTTCGGGGCGAACAAGACACCTGAGCAGATAGCAGGGATTTTTAACCACCTTGCTTCTCAGAATCAGACGGTTCTGGCAACAAGAGTAACAGATCTAGCAGCAAAAGAGGTTTGTGATCTTCTGCCAGAAGTAAGCTACGACCCAGCCGGAAGAACACTGCTTTATAAACCGGATACATATGTTATGAAGAATGAAACTAAAAAAATAGGGGTTATTTGTGCGGGCACTTCTGATATTCCCGTAGCCAGGGAAGCTGAGGTTACCATCGAGGCCATGGGGCATGTATGCCAAAGCTTCTATGATATTGGAGTGGCAGGAATTCACCGGCTGTTTGCCCAACTGGAGGAAATCAAATCATGCCAGGTCTTGATTGTAGTTGCAGGAATGGAGGGAGCGCTGCCAAGTGTTGTCGGCGGGCTGGTATCGGTTCCTTTAATTGCTGTTCCGACCAGTGTCGGATATGGCACCCATCTGAATGGAATTACATCACTTTTAAGTATGTTAAACACTTGTGCTTCAGGTGTAACCGTTGTCAATATTGATAATGGTTTTGGAGCAGGCTATGCCGCATCACTTATGCTGAGAGTGTAA
- the larC gene encoding nickel insertion protein, which translates to MQHRYEHTDHEMIKMEVNLDDIPGEWLGHVMTLLLEAGANDVFYIPIYMKKNRPGTMLQVLCPETRAEELMNIIFQETTTLGVRYYPLSVKRLGRQFKEVETPWGFVTVKEGLLNDKVVQRAPEYSSCKKIADKYHIPLKKVYQEVWKVISS; encoded by the coding sequence ATGCAGCACCGGTATGAACATACAGATCATGAGATGATCAAAATGGAAGTAAATTTGGATGATATACCTGGTGAATGGCTCGGTCATGTCATGACTCTGCTGTTAGAGGCAGGTGCAAACGACGTGTTTTACATACCGATTTACATGAAAAAAAACCGCCCAGGCACCATGCTGCAGGTATTATGTCCAGAAACACGGGCTGAGGAATTGATGAATATTATTTTCCAGGAAACAACCACTCTGGGAGTAAGGTATTACCCCCTTTCCGTCAAACGCCTTGGTAGACAATTCAAAGAAGTTGAGACCCCTTGGGGATTTGTCACCGTAAAAGAAGGCTTATTGAATGATAAAGTGGTCCAGCGAGCTCCTGAATACAGCAGCTGCAAGAAAATTGCAGATAAATATCACATTCCCCTAAAGAAAGTATATCAGGAAGTTTGGAAAGTAATAAGTAGCTGA
- a CDS encoding NAD(P)-dependent oxidoreductase, which produces MKRCTKITVLLLLVGPIIDEAALTDALKKGRIAGAALDVMEEEPVRIDSELLEMDNVIITPHSAWYSEEAMVELRKKAAFNIVQVLKGEQTPYALTK; this is translated from the coding sequence ATAAAGAGGTGTACTAAAATCACTGTCCTGCTTTTACTTGTTGGACCCATTATTGATGAAGCTGCCCTCACGGACGCACTGAAAAAAGGAAGAATTGCCGGAGCCGCATTAGATGTAATGGAAGAAGAGCCTGTTAGGATCGACAGTGAGCTTCTGGAAATGGATAATGTTATCATCACACCGCACAGTGCTTGGTATTCAGAGGAAGCTATGGTAGAACTGAGAAAAAAAGCAGCTTTTAATATTGTTCAGGTTCTAAAAGGGGAACAGACACCTTATGCATTAACTAAATGA
- a CDS encoding VanW family protein yields the protein MKFVILSLSLLLAQPYIQQDNLSITDDGEEILHINRKDFEAEFFGKPFVDQNKTQELIDQLDQQISQEPVDAKIGESGEIIPGEAGYKVYQKKFLEKFYSYFYDTEAGTISVPKIAISPKVDGELLANIRTQQIGHYVTYFNSNNKERSYNIRLAAEVLDSYVVFPGEVFSFNKAVGKRTKEKGYKNAPVIVKGEVTEGIGGGICQLSSTLFNSVDNAGVKIMERYSHSKRVPYVPPGRDATVSWYGPDFTFKNQYNQPLLIRTKVIGGQMSVTMYSSDVINFDPQNVPDASKKLPEERERGSSQS from the coding sequence ATGAAATTTGTCATTTTATCTTTAAGTTTGCTCTTAGCTCAGCCGTATATTCAACAAGATAATTTATCGATAACCGATGATGGGGAAGAAATCCTACACATAAACCGAAAGGACTTTGAAGCAGAGTTCTTCGGCAAACCGTTTGTGGACCAGAATAAAACCCAAGAGCTTATTGATCAGCTGGATCAGCAGATAAGCCAGGAACCTGTAGATGCAAAAATCGGCGAGTCCGGTGAGATTATACCTGGAGAGGCTGGATACAAAGTTTATCAAAAAAAATTCCTGGAAAAATTCTATAGTTATTTTTATGACACAGAGGCGGGGACCATTAGCGTACCGAAGATTGCCATTTCTCCTAAAGTAGATGGTGAATTGCTTGCCAATATCCGTACCCAGCAGATCGGTCATTATGTGACTTATTTTAATTCTAATAATAAAGAGCGCTCCTACAACATTCGCCTAGCCGCTGAAGTTTTGGACAGTTATGTGGTCTTTCCAGGGGAAGTATTCTCTTTTAATAAGGCCGTTGGTAAAAGAACGAAGGAAAAGGGATATAAAAATGCCCCCGTCATTGTAAAAGGGGAAGTGACCGAAGGAATTGGCGGTGGAATCTGCCAGCTATCTTCAACATTGTTCAACTCAGTGGACAACGCTGGGGTGAAAATTATGGAACGCTATTCCCACAGCAAACGGGTGCCTTATGTACCACCGGGACGAGACGCGACGGTAAGCTGGTATGGTCCTGATTTTACGTTTAAGAATCAGTATAATCAACCTCTGCTAATCCGCACTAAGGTTATTGGAGGACAGATGAGTGTGACGATGTATTCCTCAGATGTGATTAATTTTGACCCGCAGAACGTTCCCGATGCCAGCAAGAAACTCCCTGAAGAAAGAGAAAGGGGATCTAGTCAATCATAG
- a CDS encoding aldehyde dehydrogenase family protein, whose protein sequence is MRNYLKHYINGEWVESTGSETEEVINPATEEVIGKISLGTKEDLDKAVQAARDAFQSFSQTTKEERIEMLENIAKEYEKRKDEIIETITDELGSPLELSEKVHYMMGYNHFSQAAESLKEFSFMEDRGGHTRVKESIGVSGLITPWNFPTNQTSTKIASAFAAGSPVVLKPAELTPFAAIILAEIFDEVGVPKGVFNLINGTGEVIGDGISSHPDIDFVSFTGSGATGEKIMKNASETIKKVALELGGKSPLVVLDDADVEGAAKAAVSHIATNSGQVCSAATRTLIPVSMKEEFEEAVKKALAEFPVGDPREGNHIGPLVSKKQWDTVQSYIEKGIDEGATLIAGGTGKPEGLDKGYYAKPTIFTDVDNQMVIAQEEIFGPVMTIITYDTIEEAIKIANETIYGLAGYVFGNDPETLRKTASGIRAGRVKVNDAEADFSSPFGGFKQSGIGREWGDFGIEEYLEVKTILGYPS, encoded by the coding sequence ATGCGGAACTACTTAAAACATTATATTAACGGTGAATGGGTCGAATCTACTGGCTCAGAAACCGAAGAGGTAATCAACCCGGCGACTGAAGAAGTGATCGGAAAAATCAGTTTAGGTACGAAAGAAGATTTAGATAAAGCTGTGCAGGCAGCAAGAGATGCGTTTCAATCGTTTTCTCAAACGACAAAAGAAGAACGGATAGAAATGCTTGAAAACATTGCCAAAGAATATGAAAAAAGAAAAGATGAAATCATTGAAACCATTACGGATGAACTAGGTTCTCCGCTTGAACTCTCTGAAAAAGTGCATTATATGATGGGGTATAATCATTTTTCACAAGCGGCTGAATCGTTAAAAGAGTTCTCTTTCATGGAGGACCGCGGGGGTCATACGCGAGTGAAGGAATCCATTGGTGTCAGTGGTTTAATTACTCCGTGGAACTTTCCGACCAATCAAACGTCTACTAAGATTGCGAGTGCGTTTGCTGCGGGAAGTCCTGTCGTCTTGAAGCCGGCTGAACTAACTCCGTTTGCGGCGATTATTTTAGCAGAAATCTTTGATGAAGTCGGCGTTCCTAAAGGCGTATTTAACCTTATAAATGGGACGGGCGAAGTAATAGGAGACGGCATCAGTTCCCACCCGGACATCGATTTTGTATCCTTTACCGGCTCTGGTGCTACAGGTGAGAAGATTATGAAAAATGCCTCAGAAACGATTAAGAAGGTAGCCCTTGAGCTTGGGGGCAAATCACCGCTCGTCGTTCTCGATGATGCGGATGTGGAAGGTGCAGCAAAAGCTGCGGTTAGCCATATCGCAACAAATTCAGGTCAGGTCTGTTCAGCAGCTACACGGACTTTAATTCCTGTATCAATGAAGGAAGAATTTGAAGAGGCAGTCAAAAAAGCACTCGCCGAATTCCCTGTCGGTGATCCGCGTGAAGGAAACCACATTGGTCCCCTCGTTTCTAAGAAGCAGTGGGATACAGTTCAATCCTATATTGAGAAAGGAATAGACGAAGGAGCCACTTTAATCGCTGGAGGTACAGGTAAACCAGAAGGTCTTGACAAAGGCTACTATGCGAAGCCGACAATTTTTACTGATGTAGACAATCAAATGGTGATCGCTCAGGAGGAGATCTTCGGGCCTGTGATGACAATAATCACTTACGATACAATTGAAGAGGCCATTAAGATAGCAAACGAAACGATTTATGGCCTGGCTGGATATGTATTCGGGAATGACCCAGAAACCCTTCGAAAAACAGCTTCTGGTATTCGTGCCGGCCGTGTGAAGGTTAATGATGCGGAAGCCGATTTTTCATCTCCATTTGGCGGCTTTAAACAATCCGGTATTGGAAGGGAATGGGGCGATTTCGGAATCGAAGAATATTTAGAAGTGAAAACGATCTTAGGTTATCCATCGTAA
- a CDS encoding SDR family oxidoreductase — protein sequence MKVLVVGANGQIGKHLVSFIQENDSLEAKAMIRKEEQASYFENLGAETTIVDLEDDIESITKAAEGVDAVVFTAGSGPNTGPDKTILIDLDGAVKTIKAAEAAGVKRFVMISSFDTTREAIQAANSSFAPYVVAKHYADEWLRGTALEYTIIHPGRLSNDEGTGKVEAAETVERGKVPREDVASVIVATLENDSTIGKEYQVVGGTKSIKEAIDSL from the coding sequence ATGAAAGTACTTGTAGTCGGAGCAAACGGACAAATTGGAAAACATCTCGTTTCTTTTATTCAGGAAAATGACAGCCTGGAAGCCAAAGCCATGATTCGTAAAGAAGAGCAGGCGTCCTATTTTGAAAATTTAGGTGCAGAAACAACAATTGTTGATCTTGAAGACGATATTGAATCAATCACAAAAGCAGCTGAGGGTGTGGATGCCGTCGTATTCACCGCAGGTTCCGGGCCAAACACCGGGCCGGATAAAACGATTTTAATTGATCTGGATGGTGCTGTAAAAACCATTAAAGCGGCTGAAGCTGCCGGTGTGAAGCGATTTGTTATGATCAGCTCGTTTGATACGACACGTGAAGCGATTCAGGCAGCTAACTCGTCATTCGCTCCATATGTAGTGGCTAAGCACTATGCCGATGAGTGGCTAAGAGGAACAGCGCTCGAATACACAATTATCCACCCCGGCCGTCTGTCAAATGATGAGGGAACCGGTAAGGTGGAAGCGGCAGAGACAGTGGAAAGAGGAAAGGTCCCACGAGAAGACGTTGCTTCTGTGATTGTTGCCACTTTGGAGAATGACTCAACGATTGGCAAAGAATATCAAGTGGTAGGTGGCACAAAGTCGATTAAGGAAGCCATCGATTCCCTCTAA
- a CDS encoding fructose bisphosphate aldolase, which produces MNNQQFDKIKNGKGFIAALDQSGGSTPKALAGYGVPEGSYSGEDEMFDLVHQMRTRIITSPAFDGDRIIGAILFEQTMDREIEGKYTADYLADKGVVPFLKVDKGLAEQENGVQLMKPIHDLDATLHRANERNIFGTKMRSVIHEPNEDGIKQVVEQQFQIGKQIIAAGLVPIIEPEVNIHSENKEKCEEILRDEILNHLNNLSEDENVMLKLTIPTKANNYKELIEHPRVVRVVALSGGYSRDDANEKLKENVGLIASFSRALAADLNANQSEEEFDKALKDAVDTIYDASVNKK; this is translated from the coding sequence ATGAACAATCAGCAATTCGATAAAATCAAAAATGGAAAAGGATTTATCGCCGCACTCGACCAAAGCGGCGGCAGTACGCCTAAAGCATTAGCAGGGTACGGGGTACCTGAAGGTTCTTATTCCGGGGAAGATGAAATGTTTGATCTTGTCCACCAGATGCGGACAAGAATCATCACATCTCCTGCCTTTGATGGTGACCGTATAATTGGTGCGATTCTCTTTGAGCAGACGATGGATCGTGAAATTGAGGGTAAATATACGGCTGATTATCTTGCTGATAAAGGCGTTGTCCCTTTCCTCAAAGTCGATAAAGGACTAGCCGAGCAGGAAAATGGCGTGCAGCTCATGAAACCGATCCATGACTTGGATGCGACACTGCACCGTGCCAACGAACGAAATATTTTCGGTACTAAAATGCGCTCAGTCATCCATGAACCAAACGAGGATGGTATTAAGCAGGTCGTCGAGCAGCAATTCCAAATCGGAAAACAGATCATCGCTGCTGGTCTCGTCCCGATCATCGAGCCGGAAGTCAATATTCACAGTGAGAACAAGGAAAAATGTGAAGAAATCCTGCGTGATGAAATTCTAAACCATCTCAATAATTTATCAGAAGACGAAAATGTTATGTTGAAGCTTACGATTCCAACGAAAGCCAACAATTACAAAGAGTTGATTGAGCATCCGCGAGTTGTACGTGTTGTCGCACTGTCCGGCGGTTATTCCCGTGATGATGCAAATGAGAAGTTGAAAGAGAATGTTGGTCTGATTGCAAGCTTTTCCCGTGCTCTGGCAGCTGACCTTAATGCTAATCAATCTGAAGAAGAGTTTGATAAAGCATTGAAGGATGCAGTAGATACGATTTATGATGCTTCTGTGAATAAGAAATAA
- a CDS encoding deoxyribonuclease IV, which produces MIFGSHVSIRDGYLGAAKRAAALNADAFQYFPKNPRSISVKSFNKEDAMLCKNFCKRKGLVSVVHTPYPTTLTPADENKREQVKGSLLNDLEIADACGSLGVVVHFGKDIFRDDQLASYRLMIEVLNEVLSQWQGECRILLENMAGKPGAMGTTLEELVQLRRLSDHPDKIGFCFDTCHAFASGLWDGDNWKQVEEKGVELGYFEDLAVIHLNNSKYDTGTGKDRHANIFELGYIKEEQFAQVMDSRLLENVPFILETPKEIVSHKEEIRQLHLKWGKDKGTP; this is translated from the coding sequence ATGATTTTCGGCAGTCACGTTTCAATCAGGGATGGTTATTTAGGGGCTGCCAAACGAGCCGCAGCCCTTAACGCTGATGCTTTTCAATATTTTCCGAAGAACCCGAGAAGTATATCAGTTAAATCGTTTAATAAAGAAGATGCGATGCTGTGCAAGAATTTTTGTAAGAGGAAAGGACTTGTATCAGTTGTTCATACGCCGTATCCTACGACTCTAACCCCTGCTGATGAGAATAAAAGGGAGCAGGTGAAAGGGTCCCTTTTGAATGACTTAGAGATTGCTGATGCCTGCGGATCGCTTGGGGTTGTGGTCCATTTCGGAAAAGATATTTTCCGGGACGATCAGCTGGCCAGTTATCGATTAATGATAGAGGTGCTAAATGAAGTGCTTAGCCAGTGGCAGGGAGAGTGCAGGATTCTCCTTGAGAATATGGCAGGGAAGCCGGGAGCAATGGGCACTACTTTGGAAGAACTCGTGCAGCTCCGGAGATTATCTGATCATCCAGATAAGATCGGCTTCTGCTTCGATACGTGCCATGCATTTGCGAGCGGGCTATGGGACGGTGACAATTGGAAGCAGGTAGAAGAAAAGGGGGTAGAGCTGGGCTATTTTGAGGATTTAGCTGTGATCCATCTCAATAATTCTAAATATGACACGGGCACAGGGAAAGACCGGCATGCGAATATTTTTGAGCTTGGTTATATTAAGGAAGAACAATTTGCTCAGGTAATGGATTCAAGACTTTTAGAAAATGTACCATTCATCTTAGAAACTCCTAAAGAAATCGTTTCTCATAAAGAAGAAATCCGCCAATTGCATCTAAAATGGGGGAAAGATAAAGGTACGCCATAA